In Vibrio lentus, a single genomic region encodes these proteins:
- a CDS encoding porin → MNKSILSAVILTALTSGSAFAAHTFTNDAGDSLTLDGRFDVRYQDKGGDHNGEWNSGSSRFGLKGQMGLDNGWTGFGHAEWGYNSGANGDNIYDRLLYAGVEHEKYGKIAAGTKQWSTFYDVAWFTDMGRVFGSRGSGYYNLSDWGIASGTGRAENSITYRNNISDNWKYGFTYQTTREDVGLADGLTATLKNGMGASTLYTITDGLTIGLAYHQNEFDDVDAGVQNIKDGDTQRIGLLGLNYTNNGLFVGFTYSQGSNWETTSKAEFYDHRGAEFFTYYHFENGLRPTFNVNYLTDTDDNANGYERQLIIPGLEYHFKKNKFLVWTEYQFDNGNDKSVGNHYENSDDQFAAGIRYYF, encoded by the coding sequence ATGAACAAGTCGATACTTTCTGCAGTGATCCTGACGGCACTTACATCAGGTTCAGCTTTTGCTGCACACACTTTTACCAATGACGCGGGCGATAGCCTTACTTTAGATGGCCGTTTCGATGTTCGTTACCAAGACAAAGGCGGCGACCATAACGGCGAATGGAACAGTGGTAGTTCTCGTTTCGGTCTTAAAGGTCAAATGGGCTTAGATAACGGTTGGACTGGCTTTGGCCATGCCGAATGGGGTTATAACTCGGGCGCTAACGGCGATAACATTTACGACCGACTTCTATACGCAGGCGTAGAGCACGAGAAATACGGCAAAATCGCAGCAGGTACTAAGCAGTGGTCTACCTTCTACGATGTGGCTTGGTTTACCGATATGGGTCGTGTTTTTGGTTCACGTGGTTCTGGTTACTACAACCTTTCTGACTGGGGTATTGCTTCTGGTACAGGCCGCGCGGAAAACTCTATCACTTACCGCAACAACATCAGTGATAACTGGAAATACGGCTTCACTTACCAAACAACTCGTGAAGATGTTGGCCTTGCGGATGGTTTAACCGCAACACTGAAAAACGGTATGGGCGCTTCAACGCTTTACACCATCACTGACGGCCTAACCATTGGTTTGGCTTACCATCAGAATGAATTTGACGATGTCGACGCTGGCGTTCAAAACATCAAAGATGGCGACACACAACGTATCGGTTTATTAGGTTTGAACTACACCAATAATGGTCTGTTTGTTGGCTTCACCTACAGCCAAGGTTCTAACTGGGAAACCACCAGCAAAGCAGAATTCTACGACCACCGTGGTGCTGAATTCTTCACCTACTACCACTTTGAAAATGGTCTACGTCCAACCTTTAACGTTAACTACTTAACGGACACAGACGACAACGCAAATGGCTACGAGCGCCAGCTAATTATCCCTGGTCTTGAGTACCACTTTAAGAAGAACAAGTTCTTAGTGTGGACGGAATACCAATTTGATAATGGCAACGACAAGTCTGTTGGTAACCATTACGAGAATAGCGATGACCAATTCGCAGCTGGTATCCGTTACTACTTCTAA